In Zingiber officinale cultivar Zhangliang chromosome 6A, Zo_v1.1, whole genome shotgun sequence, a single genomic region encodes these proteins:
- the LOC121996217 gene encoding uncharacterized protein LOC121996217: MSARSQVTITLGRSGQVVKRARSASDGRHSDDDLPAVGGKRSVRERLESNITNSNSYGSHYQDKRQRTGHNERFIDRSVRGKQIESDVPSNVGKDDLRWKLIKKSLSRRGHLVTERRDVDLRERLSRSIHNSSRSNARQQPKESSASSLGRRIPSARSADDLLKLDSHRKSYSVALDKPRHNSPDRLISVPRHMPHSRRYGDLHDAPGIISLDASRPSYLTNTLVGEASRSVTYMSKTTPVDVARPAVRAPAPGVNVHRSELGPGEPLTVGDLLTSLGLGKYAILFQAEEVDMTALMQMRDNDLKEMGIPMGPRKKILLAVLSHTRQRRQ; this comes from the exons ATGTCTGCTCGGTCCCAGGTCACGATTACACTGGGACGAAGTGGTCAG GTTGTGAAGAGAGCAAGATCTGCATCTGATGGTAGACATTCTGATGATGACTTGCCTGCTGTAGGTGGCAAGCGATCAGTGAGAGAAAGGTTGGAAAGCAACATAACCAATTCCAATTCATATGGCAGCCATTACCAAGACAAACG TCAAAGGACAGGACACAATGAAAGATTCATTGATAGGAGTGTGAGGGGCAAGCAAATAGAATCTGATGTTCCTTCAAAT GTTGGCAAAGATGATCTGAGATGGAAGCTTATAAAGAAAAGCTTATCTCGGAGAGGGCATCTTGTTACCGAAAGACGTGATGTTGATCTGCGTGAAAGGTTATCTCGGAGTATACATAATTCGAGCAGATCTAATGCTAGACAACAACCAAAAGAATCAAGTGCCTCTAGCCTTGGGAGAAGAATACCTTCTGCAAGAAGTGCAGATGATTTGCTCAAATTGGATTCACATAGAAAGTCTTATTCGGTAGCTTTGGATAAGCCAAGGCATAATTCTCCAGATAGGCTCATCAGTGTTCCAAGGCATATGCCTCACTCAAGAAGATATGGGGACCTACACGATGCACCAGGGATTATATCTCTAGATGCATCTAGACCTAGTTATTTGACAAATACTCTAGTAGGTGAAGCTTCTAGATCTGTTACTTATATGAGCAAGACTACCCCTGTAGATGTAGCAAGGCCTGCAGTTCGAGCTCCTGCACCTGGCGTTAATGTGCACAGAAGTGAACTTGGG CCTGGGGAACCTCTTACAGTTGGTGACCTGCTAACATCACTGGGTCTGGGAAAATATGCTATACTTTTTCAGGCAGAAGAG GTGGATATGACAGCATTAATGCAGATGAGAGACAATGATCTTAAAGAGATGGGAATTCCTATG GGTCCTCGCAAGAAAATCTTACTCGCAGTTTTATCTCATACAAGACAGCGACGACAATAA